From a single Nostoc sp. MS1 genomic region:
- the clpP gene encoding ATP-dependent Clp endopeptidase proteolytic subunit ClpP — MTIPIVIEQSGRGERAFDIYSRLLRERIIFLGQQVDSNLANLIVAQLLFLDAEDPEKDIYLYINSPGGSVTAGMGIFNTMKQIRPDVCTICTGLAASMGAFLLSAGTKGKRMSLPHSRIMIHQPLGGAQGQATDIEIQAREILYHKRRLNEYLAEHTGQPLDRIAEDTERDFFMSPHEAQEYGLIDQVIDRHAAGSRPVAMVGQ, encoded by the coding sequence GATATTTACTCACGGCTGTTACGTGAGCGGATTATCTTTTTGGGTCAACAAGTTGATAGCAATTTGGCTAACTTGATTGTGGCTCAACTACTGTTTTTAGATGCTGAAGACCCAGAGAAAGACATTTATTTGTATATAAATTCTCCAGGTGGTTCTGTGACTGCCGGTATGGGGATTTTTAATACTATGAAACAGATTCGCCCTGATGTTTGTACTATCTGTACAGGATTAGCAGCAAGTATGGGTGCTTTTCTTCTCAGTGCTGGTACTAAAGGTAAGCGGATGAGTTTACCCCATTCGCGAATTATGATTCACCAACCTTTAGGCGGCGCACAAGGTCAAGCAACTGATATTGAAATTCAGGCGCGAGAAATTCTCTACCACAAGCGACGTTTAAATGAATATTTAGCCGAACACACTGGTCAACCCCTCGACCGCATCGCGGAAGATACTGAGCGTGATTTCTTCATGTCTCCCCATGAAGCCCAAGAATACGGCTTAATTGACCAAGTGATTGACCGTCATGCTGCTGGTAGTCGTCCAGTGGCGATGGTTGGGCAGTAG
- a CDS encoding ribonuclease R family protein produces the protein MEFSIATLLANFTDDKLVARKVLEKKLGCEDEDSLEKLHIALEVLEKIGILAKERGKYRRISEEGLIEAKLRCSSKGFCFAIQDVEGAEDIYIRESHLSNAWNGDRVLVRVLKEGSRRRSPEGEVKLILERSNHTLLARIKQVEGGFRAVPLDDRLLFELKIQANKLKLEEAIDHLAHVEVLRYPLAQYPPVGRVVQILGSDAEAAADIDLVTCKHDLARNFPESILEAAAKLPKRLLKADLKNKLDLRNLFTFTITGINGDTKVIEHAFSLEKTISGNWQLGFHIADVSHYVQPDEPLDREAIKRGRSVYLGDLVLPMLPDTVADRASLVTGSDRLALSFLIAISSQSGEVLEWEIQPSVINVDTSITKQQAQAILQGEVGKKDPTQVVEILQNLVTIAQGIKDSRLTRGSLQLNLPSNQNPYYDEGILGAVLVSDSPVRSLLTELVLLVNELIATHLSALGVPAIWRVQGTPDSEDVQEMLKLAINLGVELALEPDVEIEPLDYQQLTRAFAESPSEQVLTYLLQDTLKPASYSTTKTSHFGLALPQYTHFTSPMRRYPDLLMQRVYYQLLEHGRDRRNTRVKERVNLRHSSSHAEINWNVLAPELQQEMQSDLTRVIIQINDREKEVQEAEADLAGLQKAQLMKQRIGQVFQGVITGVQSYGFFVEIEVPAAEVTTSTGGPLRVEGLVHVSSLKDDWYEYRARQQALFGRKNRASYRLGDRVSVQVKSVDYYRQQIDLVTVGSDGVPKNLGLGDVNGDMGDIYLPNDLDSDDLDPYADDED, from the coding sequence ATGGAATTTTCAATCGCTACACTCCTTGCCAATTTCACCGATGATAAATTGGTAGCTCGCAAAGTTTTAGAAAAGAAACTCGGTTGCGAGGATGAAGACAGTTTAGAAAAACTCCACATCGCCCTGGAAGTATTGGAGAAAATCGGGATTTTGGCGAAAGAACGCGGGAAATATCGCCGCATTTCCGAGGAAGGTCTCATCGAAGCCAAGTTACGTTGTTCTAGTAAGGGCTTTTGTTTCGCTATTCAAGATGTCGAAGGGGCTGAGGATATTTACATCCGAGAAAGTCATCTGAGTAATGCGTGGAATGGCGATCGCGTTTTGGTACGTGTTCTCAAAGAAGGTAGTCGTCGCCGTTCCCCAGAGGGCGAGGTAAAGCTGATTTTAGAACGTTCCAATCACACTCTACTAGCAAGAATTAAGCAAGTGGAAGGTGGTTTTCGCGCTGTTCCCTTGGATGACAGATTGCTGTTTGAACTGAAAATTCAAGCTAACAAATTGAAACTGGAAGAAGCAATTGATCACCTCGCCCATGTCGAAGTTCTACGTTATCCTTTAGCTCAATACCCGCCTGTAGGTCGCGTAGTCCAAATCCTGGGTAGTGATGCAGAAGCGGCGGCGGACATAGATTTAGTTACCTGTAAACATGACTTAGCTCGTAATTTCCCTGAATCAATTTTAGAAGCAGCCGCTAAGTTACCCAAAAGGTTACTCAAGGCAGACCTCAAAAATAAACTAGATTTACGTAATCTCTTTACCTTTACGATTACAGGTATTAATGGCGACACAAAGGTCATAGAACATGCCTTTAGTTTAGAAAAAACAATTTCTGGTAATTGGCAATTAGGTTTTCACATTGCCGATGTTTCTCACTATGTCCAACCAGATGAACCCCTAGATAGAGAAGCTATTAAACGGGGTAGGTCGGTATATTTGGGAGATTTAGTATTGCCAATGTTACCAGATACGGTGGCCGATCGCGCTTCACTGGTAACGGGAAGCGATCGCTTGGCGCTATCTTTCTTAATTGCCATTTCCTCCCAATCAGGCGAAGTTTTGGAATGGGAAATTCAACCCAGTGTAATTAACGTAGACACCAGCATCACCAAGCAACAAGCCCAAGCTATTCTACAAGGTGAAGTTGGCAAAAAAGACCCAACCCAAGTAGTAGAAATACTGCAAAATTTAGTTACCATTGCTCAAGGTATTAAAGATTCACGCCTGACTCGTGGGAGTTTGCAGTTAAATCTGCCTTCAAATCAAAACCCCTACTACGACGAAGGCATTTTAGGCGCTGTGTTGGTGAGCGATTCCCCAGTGCGATCGCTACTAACGGAATTGGTGTTATTAGTCAATGAATTAATCGCCACCCATCTGAGTGCTTTAGGTGTTCCCGCTATTTGGCGAGTTCAAGGTACACCAGACTCGGAAGATGTCCAAGAAATGCTGAAACTGGCAATTAATTTAGGGGTAGAACTGGCACTAGAACCAGATGTAGAAATTGAACCCCTCGATTATCAACAGTTAACTAGGGCATTTGCTGAGTCTCCCTCAGAACAGGTGTTAACTTATCTTCTACAAGATACCCTCAAGCCTGCGTCCTACAGCACCACCAAAACATCTCACTTTGGGTTAGCGCTACCACAATACACTCACTTCACATCGCCGATGCGCCGTTACCCAGATTTGCTGATGCAGAGAGTATACTATCAGCTACTAGAACACGGACGCGATCGCCGCAACACCAGAGTCAAGGAACGGGTGAACCTCCGCCACTCCTCTAGCCATGCGGAAATTAACTGGAACGTGTTAGCGCCAGAGTTGCAGCAGGAAATGCAAAGCGACTTAACTAGGGTAATCATCCAAATCAACGACAGGGAGAAAGAAGTTCAAGAAGCCGAAGCCGATTTAGCTGGGTTGCAAAAAGCCCAACTGATGAAACAGCGTATTGGGCAAGTCTTTCAAGGCGTGATTACTGGCGTACAGTCCTACGGCTTCTTTGTAGAAATTGAAGTCCCAGCCGCCGAAGTTACCACGAGTACTGGCGGGCCTTTGCGTGTTGAAGGGTTGGTACACGTTAGTTCTCTCAAAGATGACTGGTATGAGTACCGCGCTAGACAACAAGCACTGTTTGGCAGAAAAAATCGCGCTTCTTATAGATTAGGCGATCGCGTTTCTGTCCAAGTTAAGAGTGTCGATTACTATCGCCAGCAAATTGATTTAGTCACTGTCGGTAGTGATGGCGTACCCAAAAATTTAGGTCTTGGTGATGTTAATGGTGATATGGGCGATATTTATTTACCCAATGACCTTGATTCTGACGATTTAGATCCTTATGCTGATGATGAAGACTAA
- a CDS encoding flavin prenyltransferase UbiX, whose amino-acid sequence MSQHNKPLIIGVSGASGLIYAVRALKFLLAADYEIELVASKSTYMVWQAEQEIRMPAEPLQQEQFWREQAGVAHSGKLRCHSWSDVGANIASGSFRTVGMIVIPCSMSTVAKLAGGLSSDLLERAADVQLKEGRKLVIVPRETPFSLIHLRNLTTLAETGVRIVPAIPAWYHNPQTIEDLVDFVVARTLDQLDIDCVPLRRWEGGKRNS is encoded by the coding sequence GTGTCACAACATAACAAACCCCTAATCATCGGCGTATCAGGAGCTTCTGGACTGATTTACGCCGTTCGCGCCTTAAAATTTCTGCTTGCAGCCGACTATGAAATTGAATTAGTCGCCTCTAAATCAACATACATGGTTTGGCAAGCAGAACAGGAAATTCGGATGCCAGCAGAACCACTTCAACAAGAGCAATTCTGGCGAGAACAGGCTGGGGTTGCTCATTCTGGTAAACTGCGTTGCCATTCTTGGAGCGATGTCGGAGCCAATATTGCCAGTGGTTCCTTTCGCACCGTGGGGATGATTGTGATTCCTTGTAGTATGAGTACAGTAGCCAAGCTAGCAGGCGGCTTAAGTTCCGATCTACTAGAACGGGCGGCTGACGTTCAACTCAAAGAAGGACGTAAGTTAGTTATCGTTCCTAGAGAAACCCCCTTCAGCCTAATTCACCTGCGAAACTTAACCACCTTAGCCGAAACTGGAGTCCGCATAGTCCCTGCTATTCCAGCTTGGTATCACAACCCGCAAACAATCGAGGACTTAGTTGATTTTGTCGTCGCCCGTACCTTAGACCAACTCGACATTGATTGTGTACCCTTGAGAAGATGGGAAGGAGGGAAGCGTAATTCGTAA
- a CDS encoding LapA family protein: protein MAVIRLTLLVAVLGGLTLLLVQNLSPALPLVFLGMRSQPLPLAVWILFSTAAGAGTSLLITSLFRLSSYFGGQPRQKPPKSTTTSRRSTANRKEEFTPPPSSKEPASKTNYAASDEIDDWETNSADDDWDIEEKPQEATTSKSQSDSFSNSSTYERPQNPKSGTQSGSTYSYSYREPKNTAAGKTESVYDADYRVIIPPYQPPTKDTTDDDDDWGFDDDDE, encoded by the coding sequence ATGGCTGTAATTCGCTTAACTTTATTAGTAGCGGTACTAGGTGGACTAACACTGTTGTTAGTACAGAATTTGTCGCCAGCATTACCTCTGGTATTTTTAGGTATGCGAAGCCAACCATTACCCTTGGCAGTTTGGATACTATTTAGCACTGCTGCTGGTGCTGGCACATCTTTATTAATAACGAGCTTATTTAGATTATCTAGTTACTTTGGTGGACAACCACGCCAAAAACCGCCCAAATCAACTACAACCTCCAGGCGTAGTACAGCTAACCGCAAAGAAGAATTTACACCACCCCCATCAAGTAAAGAACCAGCAAGTAAAACTAACTACGCTGCTAGTGATGAGATTGATGATTGGGAAACTAATAGTGCAGATGATGACTGGGATATTGAAGAGAAGCCACAGGAAGCAACCACAAGTAAATCTCAGTCCGACTCATTTTCAAATTCTTCCACTTACGAACGTCCACAAAATCCTAAGAGCGGTACTCAGTCTGGTTCTACATATTCTTACAGTTACAGAGAACCAAAAAACACCGCAGCCGGGAAAACCGAATCAGTATACGATGCTGATTACCGAGTCATCATTCCCCCATATCAGCCACCCACTAAAGATACAACTGATGATGATGATGATTGGGGCTTTGATGATGATGATGAATAA
- a CDS encoding shikimate kinase, which produces MSSLLQGVNLYLIGMMGAGKTTVGHILAKQLGYMFVDTDDIITQAAKKSISEIFAAEGEEGFRQIESDVLAQVCAHTKLTVATGGGIVLRRENWSYLHHGLIVWLDVPVDLLYARLAEDTTRPLLQDPDPQGKLRSLLEARTPLYSQADLRIPVTAEETPAQIADKVIQAIPSVLKKQQTEENN; this is translated from the coding sequence GTGAGTAGTTTATTGCAGGGAGTTAATCTCTACTTAATCGGCATGATGGGTGCTGGTAAGACTACAGTAGGACATATACTCGCCAAGCAATTGGGTTATATGTTTGTAGATACGGATGATATTATTACCCAAGCTGCCAAAAAATCCATCAGTGAAATATTTGCCGCAGAAGGGGAAGAGGGATTTCGCCAGATAGAAAGTGATGTGCTGGCTCAGGTTTGCGCCCATACTAAGTTAACTGTAGCCACAGGTGGCGGTATTGTCTTACGGCGAGAAAACTGGAGTTATCTGCACCACGGTTTAATTGTGTGGTTAGATGTGCCAGTTGATTTACTATACGCACGTTTAGCAGAGGATACCACAAGACCATTGTTGCAAGACCCTGATCCCCAAGGAAAATTGCGATCGCTCCTTGAGGCGCGAACACCTCTCTACTCCCAAGCAGACTTGCGTATTCCAGTCACCGCCGAAGAAACACCAGCACAAATTGCTGATAAAGTCATACAGGCAATTCCTAGCGTGTTGAAAAAGCAACAGACAGAGGAAAATAACTAA
- the argB gene encoding acetylglutamate kinase, which translates to MMVNDIEYIRQAEATRVQVLSEALPYIQQFAGRTVVVKYGGAAMKDSKLKDQVIRDIVFLSCVGLRPILVHGGGPEINSWLDKLGIEPQFKNGLRVTDAPTMDVVEMVLVGRVNKEIVSLINQAGGLAVGLCGKDGNLITARPQGQEGIGFVGEVSNVNIKILETLASNGYIPVVSSVAADDSGQAYNINADTVAGEIAAALGAEKLILLTDTRGILKDYKDPNTLIPKVDIREARELISSGIVSGGMIPKVTCCVRSLAQGVKAAHIIDGRLPHALLLEIFTDVGIGTMILGSQYS; encoded by the coding sequence ATGATGGTCAACGATATTGAGTATATCAGGCAAGCTGAAGCTACTCGTGTACAGGTACTAAGCGAAGCACTACCTTATATTCAACAATTTGCTGGGCGCACCGTTGTTGTTAAATATGGTGGTGCAGCAATGAAAGATAGCAAGCTCAAAGACCAAGTGATCCGCGATATTGTGTTTTTGTCTTGCGTTGGGTTGCGACCAATTTTAGTACACGGCGGCGGCCCAGAAATTAACAGTTGGTTGGATAAGTTAGGCATCGAACCGCAATTTAAAAATGGTCTGCGAGTTACTGATGCGCCCACAATGGATGTAGTAGAGATGGTGTTAGTGGGTCGAGTTAATAAAGAAATTGTTTCTTTAATTAACCAAGCTGGCGGTTTAGCCGTTGGTCTTTGTGGTAAGGATGGTAACTTAATTACTGCTCGTCCTCAAGGTCAAGAGGGTATCGGCTTCGTTGGGGAAGTAAGTAACGTTAATATCAAAATTTTGGAAACCTTGGCGAGTAACGGCTATATTCCCGTTGTCTCTAGCGTTGCGGCCGATGATTCGGGACAAGCTTACAATATTAACGCCGATACTGTAGCGGGTGAAATCGCTGCTGCCTTGGGTGCAGAAAAATTAATTTTATTAACGGATACCAGAGGTATTTTAAAAGATTATAAAGACCCTAACACCCTAATTCCCAAGGTAGATATTCGGGAAGCTAGGGAATTAATATCTAGCGGTATCGTTAGCGGTGGCATGATCCCCAAAGTAACATGTTGTGTGCGATCGCTTGCTCAAGGAGTAAAAGCTGCACACATAATTGATGGTCGCCTTCCCCACGCTTTGTTACTAGAAATCTTTACTGATGTTGGGATTGGAACAATGATTCTCGGTTCTCAGTATAGTTAA
- a CDS encoding tetratricopeptide repeat protein, with the protein MTTESLELARTRYQAGKAAFENGQYREAVENLEKARALLARNTRLGGEVELWLVTAYEAAGRTEDAIALCQQLRRHPHSETSQQARRLLYILQAPRLKRPSNWMTEIPDLGALSDNESKIRITAKPLKPSERKPPAEPEFVDLSQVNTKDNRFIGLALIVIGLTISYLVWLGF; encoded by the coding sequence GTGACTACAGAAAGTTTAGAACTGGCTAGAACTCGATATCAAGCAGGTAAGGCTGCTTTTGAAAATGGACAATATCGAGAAGCTGTAGAAAATTTGGAAAAAGCTAGGGCTTTATTGGCGCGTAACACCCGCCTTGGTGGTGAGGTGGAACTTTGGTTAGTGACAGCCTATGAAGCAGCCGGACGTACAGAAGATGCGATCGCACTTTGTCAACAATTACGTCGTCATCCCCACTCAGAAACTAGCCAGCAAGCTCGTCGTTTGCTTTATATCCTACAAGCACCAAGGCTAAAACGACCTAGTAATTGGATGACGGAAATACCCGACTTAGGTGCATTGTCTGATAATGAGTCCAAAATTCGGATCACAGCCAAGCCACTTAAACCTAGTGAACGCAAACCACCTGCTGAACCAGAATTTGTTGATCTGTCCCAAGTCAATACTAAAGATAATCGCTTTATTGGGTTGGCTTTAATTGTAATTGGATTAACTATTTCATATTTGGTTTGGTTGGGTTTTTAA